Proteins from a single region of Chryseomicrobium sp. FSL W7-1435:
- a CDS encoding glycosyltransferase: MVWELWFIAILSIFVAITFLHSLLLPSLKRGMRVVGEPLVSILVPMRNEQMNVKGMVSSLKKQTYPNFEVLILDDESTDGTRDALNLATYGDNRFRIVTGSEKPEGWIGKVYACHQLGQQAKGEYLLYIDADVRIEPAAVETALAFMQRHKLFLLSGFSRFLLPTWLNQLLVPMQHFIVLFHLPIALANWTKWPAATAAHGGFMFFERTAYEAIGGHESVHSEIVEDVAISKRMKANGYKMWLANITEFCSCTMYETNEGVWKGFSKNIYNGLGRSVGMATLVIIFYVTMYVFPAILLVLALFLDQPLWLVPYALITLQALIVYRTTREPLFLAFLLPASALALVLLLGNAMRQSLQGQQVEWKGRFYG, encoded by the coding sequence TTGTGGTTTATTGCTATACTTAGTATCTTTGTGGCAATCACGTTTCTCCATAGTCTCCTATTGCCAAGCTTAAAACGGGGAATGAGAGTGGTAGGGGAGCCACTAGTTTCAATTTTGGTTCCTATGCGTAACGAACAAATGAATGTAAAGGGAATGGTCAGTTCCTTAAAGAAACAGACATACCCAAATTTTGAAGTCCTTATTTTAGACGATGAATCGACGGACGGTACACGGGATGCTTTGAATTTAGCCACTTATGGAGACAATCGATTTCGTATAGTGACGGGCTCTGAGAAACCTGAGGGATGGATTGGAAAAGTCTATGCGTGTCATCAACTTGGACAACAAGCAAAGGGTGAGTATTTACTCTATATTGATGCCGATGTGAGAATTGAACCAGCCGCTGTAGAGACAGCATTAGCCTTTATGCAACGCCATAAACTTTTCTTATTATCTGGATTTTCGCGCTTCCTCTTGCCTACATGGCTGAATCAGCTCCTAGTTCCTATGCAGCATTTCATTGTCCTGTTTCATCTGCCGATTGCTTTAGCCAACTGGACCAAATGGCCAGCTGCAACTGCTGCGCATGGGGGCTTCATGTTTTTTGAAAGAACCGCGTATGAAGCGATAGGTGGGCATGAATCGGTGCACAGTGAAATCGTAGAGGATGTCGCTATCTCGAAACGAATGAAAGCAAATGGATACAAAATGTGGCTGGCGAACATCACTGAATTTTGTAGTTGTACGATGTACGAGACAAATGAAGGTGTTTGGAAGGGCTTCTCAAAGAACATATACAATGGATTAGGTCGGTCTGTGGGTATGGCGACACTAGTTATTATTTTTTATGTAACGATGTACGTGTTTCCAGCGATACTTCTAGTACTTGCTCTCTTTTTAGATCAACCATTATGGCTAGTTCCTTATGCTCTGATTACGCTACAGGCATTGATAGTTTACCGTACAACACGTGAACCCCTGTTCTTGGCATTTCTACTTCCTGCGTCCGCTTTAGCACTCGTATTACTGTTAGGGAACGCTATGAGACAATCGTTGCAAGGACAGCAAGTTGAATGGAAAGGTAGGTTTTATGGATGA